The following DNA comes from Cucumis sativus cultivar 9930 chromosome 7, Cucumber_9930_V3, whole genome shotgun sequence.
CATTGTCGAACCAAATTGATTGATTGAGGaataatagtttaatttaaaagatattccATTAACTTTTTGTTCCAATATCACCTTCCtcttttaaattacatttcttactttttttttgtatttagttttgaaagagaaatcttttaaattatataaagttttggtaaggttttttttttttttcttttaaataaaaaattcacaaactatttactatttataaaagaaatgggCTACtccaaaaataagaagaaaaattattataataaaactcatgtcattatatatattttctaaattataaaaataacaaatttaaaagtcgataaccCTGTGATTATCATTTGATATTACTAATCTTGtccaatatgcaaaaaaaaaaaaagaaaataaaaggtgttatgaattttttatttttaaatgtttttatcatttaatgtAAGTTttctaaatgataaaatttattacattgattttttctatgaattattttttgatcGTCTAGTCAAAATCAACGATCGTCCTAtacgtgtaaatattttgtcaatttgttatatttttttaaaaaaataaaactatttacaatatataacaatttttttaaaatctcaagGGGCTTTGAaaaaatagcaattttttttttttataataatagatCTCAAGTCACAATATTTCTAAAtgtgcaaaaataacaaatttaaaaatgatgatCATCTGATAATCTTATGTCATATTCGTAATAGGTAGAACTTATGTCGTATTCGTaacagacaaaaaaaaaaaagtttcataagctatttttttctaaatgtttttgtcattttatatgcaatttttctaatttcaatatttttctatattttgaaaaattccctttttgtataattttgttaagaaaagAACTAATGGTGAACAATTAAATTACATCATCACTCATGGCCCCACTAGACAAGAGAAGACTAAGCAACCAATTAGGAAACTcattctaaataaaaagagagagaaaaaaaacaaactatgagcattttttttgttgagtgCATAAGGTCATGATGTTGTTAGATTGACCATCAATTTTATTGCAAACAACCATCAATTTTATTACTCTAAAGTCTAAACATCAATGTGCTTACATTGACCATATTCATCATTCAACCAACCTCTAactcattaatttatttattattgaatttacaTATTTAGTTCATGtaacttatatttatcatttaggttgattttcacaaatataataGAACACCTAAATATTTACGActtttgtaataaaataaaaacgcTCGTgaaactaattattattttaagtatttaagtttttccttcctttctattttcttccttctcttcttttgcaatttttcttttatagaaatcgtgatatttgttttcaatctacggtttttttttaagtcttATTTGGTTTAAGATCATGATTTGATACACaactttaaacaaaaatcgttgagatattggtaaacgatcatttgaattttgctAACCAAATCCAACACATacaaaagattttgaaaaaatcctacaaatataaaaagatcttgaaaaaaaatcgttgaaacacaatcgtttagatttggtagcATGTTGACTATgacatttttagtattttttattgtgagCTTGTGTGCCTTTTTCGTTTTCTAAATTGTCATAtacaatataaacatttttatacttaaaaaaaaatccctaaaATTTAGTCTGCATGATTTGATAAAATCTTTATAAATAATCCTCTCTCcggaaaaaagagaagatacttttgcaaaaataacaaaaaagaattatgataataaaagtCATGTcacaacattttctaaatttgcaaaagtagtaaattaaaaatagatgaTCATCTAATAGTCTTATGATCATAGTTgtttgatatcactaattttgtcatatttttaatatgcaaaaaaaaaatattatttttttttctaaatattttcatgattCGATCCAATTTTATCTTCCTTAAGggaaaatgtagaaaaaacaaaaacaacaataataaagtaGTGTTATTAAATGGACGCATTGGGCACAAGGATTtattaaactattatttaGAGAAAAGTACCCcgtttaataattaattattagttaatcAACACTTTACTTAGCCTTATTTCTTCGTAACTTCGTTACCTTTGTTAATAGAATTGAGTGGAAGGGCAGGTGGGTCTTTCCATGAAACTTACTTTATACTTTATACTTTATtgtagtatatttttttaattaaagaaactgGTCCAcgtcatatttttttaatcttaaaatgcatttaattttagaaatcttgaaatataaatttcaattggTTAGGTTTGTGTATCCTAAAAGTTGAGAAACACTTTCTTTagactttaatatatattatttcatagGAAATGTTCACCAAACTACGTTCAAATTAGGTTCACATGGTATGTAGTCTAAGGTCTAAATTGTTTGGTATaatgaattataaataaagtttttggaacatttatttagtttaagtTTGTAATCCATTTATTAAGTAATTAAAGCCTTTATTCtatggattaaaaaaattgagacaAAAAGTAGATggaattaaaatatagaatttggGCAAAATGTACATCAACAAAATATGGCCTTTTGCAGcttaaataaattagtaataaaataaagcaattttccatttacaaatagtttaattgtttaagtgtacatttcttttaaaatacttaatttataatcttaaaatttgGAGTTTTAGTTGATACTTAAccaataattatatcaatttgtatCATACTCTCTGTTTTGACAAACATAGTATAAGATTTATAATCTCACCGAACAAacctttaaactttaaaaatcaaatcgatttaaaatctaaaaaaagaatcaaaacatCAATtctaattgtttattttagtaatCCAACATGGGTTGAAGTTGCGTAAATAAACCAACTTCTAGTAAATATAGATTGATTCAcatatgaaattataaaaaatgaatgaaattgtaagttttataaaatgtttttaaaacaaaatataaagaaaggtACAAATCTAACACGTTTATGGTGTGTTTAaagtaagaaaatgaataacgagcaataaaaaattgtgaagACTAAAGAATAGTGAATTGCTAGTGTCGACcgtataagaataaaatcacAAACTTTTTGTGTCAAACAAAgagtaaaatttataaatccGTACTTTCTGATTCCTATTTCCAAACTCTTTGGATCAAACACGTCCTACGGTAATCTTAtgtcaaagtttaaattgatataatctaGAATTTGAGGGCataaatgaacattttttctaagtttttgttaaaggaaaaatgaaaagaataaagtcACAATCCAGACAAGTGTGAAGACTGTACTCAGcagataataaatattaagagacagaagtaaaaaagaaaaaaagaaatgaagaacagCAAAGTTTATGGGCAATCAGCCCAtagtataaagaaaaagaaaataattttgaaccaCAAGAATGATAGGTGtctctttctcattttccacgttttcatttttataacaaaaacacaCAGCTTTTCCCTTTTGTTCTGTAGGAAAAATCATCATAGTGGAAACCAGATGTCGTGTAGTGAACCATGtcgttttgttattttatttttccattcattttcttaatttttgtgAATAGCAtcagttttgttttataaataacgTCATATCTGATTCCTTCACACTCTTATCATCTTCcctattctctctctctctttttaatttctctttcttcatcaacaaagttctctctttctttctacaATTCTATACTCTCCATAATGCTCCCCAAATTGAGCAGTCCTTTCAAGAGGAAGGAGAGAAAGGATAATTATTCCAGTAGTTATCTGAAGGGTATTGGGTTAGGAATTCTTGTACATCGATCACCAGAACCAAATCTAGTGGTTAAACAATCCAGAAAATTGTCTCCTTCACTTGTTTCTAGTTCTAATAATAACCCATCTTTTCTCAAAACATGTTCTCTATGCAACAAGAATCTGGACCCTCAAGAAGATATTTATATGTACAGGTACTAAACTTGTTCtaacttaatttttagtaTTACCAGGATATGATCTTCTAATTAAATCCTTAGATTTTGCCTGTAGTTGAAGATCATGGAATTTGGATAAGgatttacctttttcttttttgcttggAAGAAGTTGATTCTCGATTTGTAGTTGAGTTTTTGTTGCTGATATTTTTTTGGTCGTCCTGTGAAACAGGGGTGATCAAGGTTATTGCAGCATAAAGTGTCGAAATCAACAGATTGATATTGATGATAAGAGAGAATTAGAAGCTTCCACTAGAAAAATGGTGGCTGCTTACAGAAAATGTCTTAAAAATGAACCAAGAACTGAAACACGTCTCCTCCTAGAAGATCTCCGGCAACATAATCGGCTTCCTCATTCGAGAATTCGACCAGTTGTTTCATAGTCGATTCTCCTCTTTTTTCCAATCTTCTGCAAATGGAAACAGTGTAATTAAAATGgttaagaagaaataaaaggaaaaaaaaaaaaggaagttaGATTTTAGTTGTCTCCAATCCGCTGCTAGATTGATGTTGTATCAAGGGGGGGATAAAGGCTGTAAATTTTGTAGCTCTATGAAAACTCTTCAATTTTTGGTTAAGAGTAGTATACTATCATATTACCTTTCTTTGTGTGTGCGATAATGATGTAAGGCTAAAAAGACACTTGTTATGGATAATGTACTAACGTTATCCTCAAAATATCTGGCACTCCATTATTGAGTAGTTGGAACCGAGATACGGGTAATTTACACTGACAGAGTGTATATAATTGTTCATTCAGAACCTTCTTCTCTCATAATTTcctcaaaagaaaccaaataaTGTGTCAGTATAATTGAATTGTAAAAACTACACTGGATATCACCATTCTGTTCCCTGGTTTGATCTGCCAAAATGTTTATAGATGTAAAAGAGTGCAAGTCAAGGATTCCATATGTTACAAGTAAAGGAACCGTGGTTTGAAAGTTCCCAGTGTGGGTTACttctgttgttttttttttcccggGTAAGAGTCTAAAAGAAACGTATCATAGATATACTAAATCAGGAGAAAACCCCAAATGCTAACTCAAAAAGATGAGCTAAAATGAGCGTAATGATGTtttgtttaactaaaaaagatGAGCTAAAATGAGCATAATGATGTTTCGTTTTACAccaagaataagaaaaagtagtAGACATAACAAGTTCCATAAAAcgattaaaagaagaaatagaacCACTAAGAGAGTGTCTATTCCCTTCACCCATAAGgttaaaacaagaaaacattATCTTAGAAAGCTTTTGGGTTTTTAGCTGAAACGGTTTAGTTAGGGAAAAGGTAAGCTATGGAGGGGTTGACTGAAACTTCTTGaatgattgtaaatataaaacaGTCTTCTTAAGTTTTCAATAACCTCGTCTGGATTTCCTCTGGAGTAACTTGGGGCAATCTCACCTGGTTCCTCCGAAAAGTTGAATTGTCCACAGGATTTATTGGGGCAATCTCAGATTTTGAATTCGTTACTTCCACAGGATTTATTCCCACCTCGATGTGTTTCTTTATGTGGGTCATGGTCTCATGTATATGTGAGAACCTATGTGTGTTTATAAAagaaagctaacaattttttaagtaCAATGATTGAGGGGAAAATGTTTTTATGCTCTACTACAAGTTCTAACTTCTAAGTACCCGTTGGCACAAATGTATCTTAGACTGCTACTTTTCTGCAAGCTCGGAAGTGACAGACCAACTTTAGGCAAGCTGTTTAATACATATGCAATTGAAGAAATCTCGGCGTATTTGAATCAGTTCATGCACGAGCTTACCAACTATGAATGatatcaaatttgaagaacaagaagagAAGATAATGAAACTGTGTTAATTCTGTTATGCTTCAAGACCTTGCAAAGCAGAAAGAAGGAAGTTGCTTGTGCATCATTTCTTTACAGAAAAACCAGCTTGAAATAAGAACAGAATCACGGATAGAAAGAGGGAAGCAAATAGGATGTTCATCCTTGGATTGAGTAGCTTGGAGCAAGAAAATGGTGGGGGGGTTCATAAATTGGAATCTTAATAGAAGTGGTCGAAATTCTTGGCCTCGTGGGTTAGACCGTACGATTGGTTTGTTCAAAATTCTTTaggaaaagtaaagaaatcGGTTACTTGTTTTAATCAACGTAAGGTACTTTTCAAATACACACTACggtcttttccttttatttaattttaatttatatatatatttttcttttt
Coding sequences within:
- the LOC101210921 gene encoding FCS-Like Zinc finger 17; this encodes MLPKLSSPFKRKERKDNYSSSYLKGIGLGILVHRSPEPNLVVKQSRKLSPSLVSSSNNNPSFLKTCSLCNKNLDPQEDIYMYRGDQGYCSIKCRNQQIDIDDKRELEASTRKMVAAYRKCLKNEPRTETRLLLEDLRQHNRLPHSRIRPVVS